A genomic stretch from Syntrophales bacterium includes:
- a CDS encoding ribonuclease HI family protein, translating into MILNLYTDGACRGNPGYGGAGVVLTDEKGNIVGTTRKFLGLCTNNLAEYRALIIGLEEALRRRCRQLHIFLDSELLVKQINGAYRVKNDKLKILMGDVKRLLASFDGYVIEHIRRDKNRAADKLANQAIDEALQTL; encoded by the coding sequence TTGATATTAAACCTTTACACCGATGGGGCATGTCGGGGGAATCCTGGTTACGGTGGCGCTGGTGTCGTCCTGACAGATGAAAAGGGAAACATTGTGGGGACCACCAGAAAATTTCTCGGTTTGTGCACGAACAACCTGGCTGAGTACAGGGCATTGATCATCGGTCTGGAAGAAGCTTTGAGGAGGCGTTGCAGGCAACTTCACATCTTTCTTGATTCCGAATTGCTGGTTAAGCAGATCAACGGCGCCTATCGGGTAAAAAACGACAAATTGAAAATACTCATGGGAGACGTCAAAAGATTACTGGCCTCTTTTGACGGATATGTTATAGAACATATAAGGCGTGACAAAAATCGAGCAGCAGATAAGTTGGCCAATCAAGCCATTGATGAGGCATTGCAAACATTATGA
- a CDS encoding C4-type zinc ribbon domain-containing protein: MREQLSILIELQKVETENSRINITKNRELPNRIIKLDEALGAFNACVEKERKKLDELNKKHREKEEKLKRGNESLKKSKERLFEVKTNREYQAILKEIEIIEGKNSEIEDEIISLLEEIDGIRAVLKTKERELETHQQQYEQEKRKIEEEMRSLDSDLLSCEQKIRDLRMQINNGLLKRYETIKVRNNGLAVVSVWKEVCDGCHMNIQPQLYNELQKSSALLSCPNCNRIIYWYNKDKRG; encoded by the coding sequence TTGAGAGAGCAATTGTCCATTTTGATAGAGCTGCAAAAAGTTGAAACGGAAAATAGCAGGATAAATATCACAAAAAATAGAGAGTTGCCCAACCGGATTATAAAATTAGATGAGGCGCTTGGAGCTTTCAATGCGTGTGTAGAGAAAGAGCGGAAGAAACTTGATGAATTGAATAAGAAGCATAGGGAAAAGGAAGAGAAACTGAAGAGAGGAAACGAGAGCCTGAAAAAGAGTAAAGAACGTCTCTTCGAAGTAAAAACCAATAGGGAATATCAGGCAATATTGAAAGAAATTGAGATTATCGAGGGGAAAAACTCTGAGATAGAGGATGAGATTATCTCTCTCCTGGAGGAAATTGACGGGATCAGGGCCGTGTTAAAAACTAAAGAGAGAGAACTTGAAACTCATCAGCAGCAATATGAACAGGAGAAGAGAAAAATTGAGGAGGAAATGCGTTCCCTTGATTCTGACCTTTTATCATGCGAGCAGAAAATTCGTGATCTCAGAATGCAGATAAATAATGGCCTTCTCAAGAGATATGAAACAATCAAAGTTAGAAACAATGGTTTGGCTGTCGTGTCGGTGTGGAAGGAGGTTTGCGACGGCTGTCACATGAATATACAACCTCAGTTATATAATGAGTTACAAAAGTCCTCAGCGTTATTATCCTGTCCTAATTGCAACCGTATTATCTACTGGTATAATAAGGATAAAAGAGGTTAA